A genomic window from Streptomyces broussonetiae includes:
- a CDS encoding enoyl-CoA hydratase/isomerase family protein, translating into MSTVRVGTDKDSGVAVVTLDRPERLNAIDLEMVGELRAVWRELRIDDAVRAVVLTGAGERAFCTGIDRDVVVPQPSSPYMQDDPLLAIGPKANDLWKPVVAAVRGMACGGAFYLLGESDFVVADPSAVFFDPHTSYGMVSAYESMLMAARMPYGEVARMMLMGTAERICARRALETGLVGEVTEEGGALAAAVRCATVIAGYPAQGVQGTVRALWAAREAALAQAFAQAPHLIALGNLPPARQAELFAGRRGEFRVR; encoded by the coding sequence CGATCGACCTGGAGATGGTGGGTGAACTCCGGGCCGTCTGGCGGGAGTTGCGTATTGACGATGCCGTGCGGGCCGTCGTCCTCACCGGTGCGGGGGAGCGGGCGTTCTGTACCGGGATCGACCGGGACGTCGTCGTGCCGCAGCCGTCGTCGCCGTACATGCAGGACGATCCGCTGCTCGCGATCGGGCCGAAGGCGAACGACCTGTGGAAGCCGGTGGTGGCCGCCGTGCGCGGGATGGCCTGCGGAGGCGCCTTCTACCTGCTCGGGGAGAGCGACTTCGTCGTCGCCGACCCCAGCGCCGTCTTCTTCGACCCGCACACCTCCTACGGCATGGTCAGCGCCTACGAGTCCATGCTGATGGCCGCGCGGATGCCGTACGGGGAGGTGGCGCGGATGATGCTCATGGGCACCGCCGAGCGGATCTGTGCCCGGCGGGCCCTGGAGACCGGGCTGGTCGGCGAAGTCACCGAGGAGGGCGGGGCGTTGGCCGCCGCCGTACGGTGTGCGACCGTGATCGCCGGGTATCCGGCGCAGGGCGTGCAGGGGACCGTGCGGGCCCTGTGGGCCGCGCGGGAGGCGGCGCTGGCCCAGGCGTTCGCCCAGGCCCCGCACCTCATCGCCCTCGGCAACCTGCCCCCCGCACGGCAGGCGGAACTGTTCGCCGGGCGGCGCGGGGAGTTCCGGGTGCGCTGA